CGCCAGCTCCTTCATCACCACCTTGTCGCGGTACGCGCGGGCGCTGGCGGCCAGTTGGCCCGGCAGGCCCAGTTCGGCGCGCAGGCGCGCCGCGCGCTCGACGTCGGCCTCGGCCAGGGCCAGCACGCGGGTCACGGTGTGGCGCTCCGCCATCCGCCGGGCCGCCGCGAGGACGGACGCGTCGTCGGTGTAGTCGGTGACCCGTTCCACGTCGGCGAAGCCGGGTCCGGCGGCCACCTCCTGCGCGGTGACGGCCAGCAGCTGTCCGGACTCCTCCGGCAGCCACTCGGCAAAGGGCAGGCCCGCGTTGCGCGGGCTGATCAGGACGAGGATCACGCCGGCACCCCCGGCCAGGCCACGCCATGCTCGGCCGCGAGTGCCGCGAAGGCCCGCGCGGTGTGCGGGTCCAGCGGAATGCCCTTGTGGGTGCGCTCGGCGGCGATGCGCCGCTGTGGATCACCGGGCACCTGCACGGGCTGCTCGGCGTCGGCGCCGGGCCGGGCGCCGCGTGTGGTGGCGAGCATGCCGCTGAGCCCTGAGGCGAACTGTGCGCTGCCGGCGAAGGCGGCCGGATCAAGGCACACCACGAGGTGGCCGATGCCCCGGCCGCGGCCGGGGGTGGAGGAACCGATGTGTTCCAGTTCCCAGTCCGCCGGGGAGCCGGTCAGCACCGCGCCCAGCAGGGTGGCGACCATGGCCAGGCCCTGCCCCTTGTAGCCGCCCAGCGGCGAGAGCGCGTACGCCTGCTCCGGGTCTGTGGCCGACCTGCCCTCGGTGTCGGTGGCCCAGCCGGCGTCCAGCGCCATGGCGTGCTTGCGGCGCTCCTTGATCTCACCGAAGCAGACCTGGCTCGTGGCCATGTCGAGGGCGAACTCGTCGTCCTCGGCGGCCGCGGCGAAGCTCAGCGGGTTCGTGCCGAACAGGGGCTCGGTTCCGGAGAACGGAGCGACCCGGGAGGCCGCGGAGGTGGTGACGATGCCCACCAGGCCCTCCTTGGCGAGGTGGCGGCTGTAGACGGAGGCCGCCCCGAAGTGGTTGGAGTTGCGGACCCCGACCGCGGCTACGCCATGCGTGCGAGCCCGCTCGGCGGCGGTCCGGGCGGCGGTCAGGCCGGCCACCACCCCCAGTGCACCACCCGCGTCGAGCATGACGGCCGCTCCGGTGTCACGGATGGTCCGGATCTCGGGGCGGGCGGTGGCGATCGCGTCCGCCAGTTCGTCCAGGTACTGCGGCAGTAGGCGCAGGCCGTGGGTGTCAATGCCGCGCAGCGAGGTCTCGGTGAGAGCCTGTGCCACGTCCCGGGCGACGTCGGGGCTGAGTCCCGCCCGGGTCAGAGCCGTCTCGGCGAGGGCTGCGGCGGTGGCGGCCGGGAGCAGCGGAGTGTCCGCGGACGCGGCGACGGCGGCGTTGCCCGCGGCCGTCGTGTCCTGCACGTCGTGCGCATCGGTCATGCGGATCGGTTCGCCTTCCAGACCATGAAGGACGACGGGTCGCCGTCGTCCGTGAGGGTGTCCTCGCCGGGGATGCCGCCGTGACCGCCCCGGCCGGGGCGGTCACCGAGGGGACCCAATCCGGCCGTGCGGCAGGCCTGCCGCACGCCGCTGTGACCGGTCCGAAGCCAGACCGTGTCCGCTCCGTCGGCGACCGCGCGCGTGATCGCGCCGCGAATCAGCGCGACCAGTTCCTCCGGATCCGCCGCGTCGGCGGCCGGCCCGTCGGGTCCGTCGAGCTGCCGGACGGTGTCCGAGGGCGCCCGGCCGGGCAGAGGCCTGCGCCGGATCCGCACCGAGGCCAGGGCCGTGCCGTCGCGGTGGGCCGACAACTCCTCACCGTCCCAGCCGACTTGGCCGACCGTGGCGGGACGGATCGTGAACGCCGGTCCGTGGAAGGCGGGCTCGAAGCCTGTGCCGGGTGCCGCGGGCAACGTGATGCCACCCTTGTCGTCGAGGAGGATGCCGACGCCCGTGTCCACTGCGAGGAGCGCGATGCTGTCGGCGTCCAAGTGATCGACGAAGGGCCCCAGATGGGCCGTGGCCGACACTCCGGCACTGGACTCGGGCATGCAGCCGAGCATCGTGCCCAGCCCGGCCGCCCGCGCCGCCCGCAGCATCCGCAGGGCGGGCGTGATGCCACCGGCTTTCATGAGCTTCAGGTTCACGCCGTGAAACGCTTCGGCGCAGGCTTCGAGGTCCTCCGGTCCCGTGATGCTCTCGTCGGCGTACACCGGGATCGGGGAGATGTCCTTGAGTGCCTTGGCCTCCGTCCACATGTCGCGAGGGAAGGGCTGCTCCAGCAACGTCACGCCCAGTTCGGCCATCGCACCCAGGGCAGCATGCGTCGCGGCGGGTTCCCATCCGCAGTTGCCGTCGACGAAGAAAGGCGCGTCGGTGTGCTCGCGCAGCGCCTTGAGGATGTGCAGGTCACCGGGAGCGGCCAGCTTGACCTTGTAGGCCGGCCAGGCCGGCTGCTCCAGCAGCTTGCGCACCATCACCGCGGGCTCGTCCAGGCCGATGCTGTAGCTGGAGCGCAGTGCGCCCGGCTCCGCCGCGCCCAGCCGGCGCCACAGCGGTACGCCCGCCCGTCGGGCCGCCAGATCGTGCGCGGCCACGTCCAGCGCGGCCAGCGCGAACGGGGAGCCGGACAGCAAAGGCGCCAGGACCGAGAACGCCCCCTCGGGGTCGTCGGCCGGCAGTTCCCGCAGCGTCGGCGCGGCGCGGCGCAGCGCCGCGTGCAAGGCGTCGAGCGAAGAGTTGTAGCGGTCGGTCATGAAGGCCGAGGCCTCACCGAATCCGGATCGGCCCCCTGCCGTCAATTCGACGAGCACGCCGGGCTGCACCGGGATCGCCTCGCGGGCGCTGCGCCACACGTCATGGTCCGTGAGGCGGATCTCGTGGACCTGGAGCCTCATCCCTGCTCACCCCCGTTCGCCGGCAGGGTGGTGCCGAAGGACACCGGCTTCAGCTCGTCGTACCACTGAGCGTGCTCGTCGAACGCCGCGAAGAACGGCCGCCCCACCCAGTCCGGACGGCGGGCCTGGAGGAAGCTGAGGACGAACGCCTTCTCCCCGGCCACCTCCGTGGTGCCGTGCAGCATCACCTTGCCCGGGGCGGCGGACATCACGGGTCCGCGAGCGGTTCGGGCCAGACCGGAGACCTGCTGCACGGCCTCGCGGTAGATGTCGAGGGCGCGGGCGAGGGGAATGCCGAAGTAGCTGCTCGCCCCGGTGTCCCGCTCCACGAACATGTAGTAGGGAACGACGCCCAGTTCGACCTGGAGCTGCCACATCCGCGACCAGGCGTCGGGGTCGTCGTTGACGTGCGCGACCAGTGGGGCCTGGGCCCGCACCTCGGCGCCGGTGGCGCGAATGCGTGCGATCGCCTCGCGCACCTGGTTCGTCTCCAGCTCCCGCGGGTGCGAGAAGTGGGCCATGACGGCCACGTGCCGGTCCCGCGCCACGCACTCCTCGAACAGCCGCAGCAGGTCATCCGCGTCCGGGCCCTGCGTGAACCGGGCCGGCCAGTACGACAGGGCCTTGGTGCCGAACCGCAGGGTGCGCACCGTGGGGGTGGCGGTCAGCAACGGCTCCACCCATCGGCGCACCACCTCGGTCCGCATGATCATGGGGTCGCCGCCGGTGAACAGCACGTCGGTGACCTCGGGGTGACGGGTCAGGTAGCCCGTCAGGTCCGCAGGGTCACGCAGCGCCTGGCGCAGTTCCTCCTGGCTGACGAACTGAGCCCAGCGGAAGCAGTAGCCGCAGTACGAGTGGCAGGTCTGCCCCTGTGAGGGGAAGACCAGCAGCGTCTCGGCGTACTTGTGCTGGAGGCCGTCGAGCCGACGCCCGTCGAGGGTCGGCACGTTCGACTCGAGCTGGCCCCCTGGGTGCGGGTTCAGTTCCAGCTGTGCGGCGGTGGCGGTTGCGCGCAGTTCCGAGCGCGACGCCCCTGCGTCCAACAACGCCGCCATACGGTCGAAGACCTCTGCGGGCAGCATGTCGCGGTGCGGGAAGGTGAGTCGGAAGATCGGATCGTCGGGTGCCGCCGACCAGTCGATCAGCTCGTCGGCCACGTACTCGTTCACCTTGAACGGCAGGACGCTCGAGACCACGCGCAGATCGCGGACGTACTCGTCCGGCATGCCGCGGTCGCGCGCGAGCTGCGCAAGGCGCTCGTTCGCATAGTGCTTCACGGGTTGGGGTCTCGATTCCGCTCAGCGCGCCACGTAGGACTTGGACCAGTCGAACTCGACGAGTTCCTGGACGCCCATGCGCTCGATCAGGGTGTGCAGGCCCGTGTAGTCGCGGACCAGCCGGCTGCGGCTCTGCTCTGCCTGGCAGTCGTGCAGCATCTTGTGACCGCCCTCGACACCGACCAGGTCCATGATGCGATGCCAGGTCGTGTAGTCGGTCGCCACGAAGGCCTCCAGGCCTTCGAAGAGCATGTCGCGGAAGTAGCGCTGCTTCTTCTCATCGAGCCGGTCGTGGACGACTTCGGCGAGCACGGCGGAGATCGAGGCGTGGCAGTACTCGTCGCGGTTGTGCAGCTTGGCGGTGCTGCTGTTGATCGGTTGGATGTCCGGGTCGTCGGCGAGCAGGTCCAGGTACGCGTTGATGGAGATTTCCGACACCGTCGCGAACGCGAGGGTGGTCAGGGACTGCTGCCAGCGCTCGTGGGCGCTGTCGCGCAGGCGCTGGTGCTCACGCGCAGTGTGGGAGATCGGCAGTTCGTGATCGGGCATCGCCCAGCCGCGCTTGCGCCGGGTGACGGCGCTGGCGTTGAGGTGCATCAGCGTGTGGTACTGCTCGTCGACCATCGCCTGGGCCAGGGAGATGTTGAGCGCCTCGTCCTGGAGTTCGGGGTACTCGCCCTCCATGACCAGGGCGAAGGCGGGGTTGGCCACCTTCTGCTCGGCCATGATGGTGTGCCGGTTGTAGGCGATCCAGGCCCAGCTGAGCAGCTGGGTCTTCTTCGCGGGGTCCAACGCCCGGTACGTGGGGTGGTCGTGGAACGGCAGAATCCGCTCGGGGTAGTCGGGGCGGTCGAGCTCGAACAGGTCGTCGAGGTTCGGCTCGTCGCGCTTGACGGTGGCACGCCGGTGCCAGTTGCCGACCAGGCGGCCGATGACGGCGCTCTCGATCTGGTCGTCGGGGTCGTGGCGGGGTACGCCCTCGGGCAGTCCCCGGAGCTCCTCCGGCAGCCCGGTGGGGAATTGCTCGTCCTGAACCGGCGCGTTCCGGTCGTCAGTCATGCGTGGGCCTCACGTGATCGGTGTCTGTCGCGGGTGCATGTGCCACCGGTGACGGGGTGACTGGTGACGGGCGCGGTTCAGCGCTGGGCGGCGATCCAGTAGCGCGTGAGGTGGCGCCGATTGTCCCTGTAGGCCGAACGGGCGTGCACCATCCGCTGGTTGTCCCACACAAGGACGTGGTTCTCGGGGATGAGGACCGAGACGCGGTGCTCTCGGAAGAAGGCCTCGGCCTGTTCCGCGAGGTGGATACCGAAGCTGCCGAGCGGCAGTTGCTCCGGATCGACGGACGCGTCGACCGGCGGGTCGTACTGGCCGGTGGTCAGCAGGTTGTAGCTGAAGCGGAGGATCTCCTGGCCGCTGTCGGTGACCTCGACGACGGGGCGGCGGACGCCTTCGGTGCCGACTCCCCCGGTGTTGTGGCCGACCCAGTCGACGGTCTTTTCGTAGAGGGCGGCCCGGTCGCGGTCGGGCAATGAGGCGACGAACTGCCGCATGTCGGCGAGTTCGGTGTGGCCGCTGCCGCAGGTGGCCTGGACCCGGCAGTGCAGGGCCAGGTAGGTGGGCGGCGGGTTCCAGCCCGGCGCTTCTGTATGCACCAGGATCGTGTTGACGCTCTTGGAGTAGCGGCGCTCCTCGAACCCCGGAGCGGCCTGCACCTGGTAGCGCAGCGAGCCGTCGTACTGCGGGACCAGATCACCGAAGACGCCGACGGCGGCGGCCGCCTCCTCGTCCGTGGTGATCCCCTCGAGCAGCGTGTACCCCTGCTCTGCAAGTTCCCGGGTGTGCATATCAAGGGCCGTAGACATGTAGGAATCCCCCATCCCTGATGGAAACGCGCTGACCGACGAAGTGTTCGAGATCATGCCGTCGGCGTACCCGGAGTGATCATCTGTGAGCAGTGGGTTGTGCCGCAACGGCTCGCATTGTGAGATGACTCACGGAACCAAATGCCACGACTCGCTTCTCAAAGCGGCGCCTTTCCGCAGGTGAACGGGAGCAGAACAGTGCGGTAAGGAGGCGGAGTTGGAATCCTCCCCCGGCGAGATTCCGTCCGGTTAACATGCACCGCATGACGAATATCGACATCCGTCCGGCATCGCGGGATGACATCCCGGACATCGTGGCCATGCTCGCCGACGACGCGCTGGGGGCGACCCGCGAGTCTCCCGAGGACCTGTCTCCCTACCAGTCAGCATATGAGCGGTTGCAAAGAGATCCGAACCAGCTGTTGGTCGTTGCCGAGTCGGACGGCAGAGTCGTCGGCACTCTCCAGCTCACGATCATTCCTGGACTTTCACGCAAGGGTTCGACTCGCTCGATCATCGAGGGCGTACGCGTGCACAGCTCCCAGCGGGGGCACGGCCTCGGTGCCCGACTTATCGAGTGGGCGATCGAGGAGTCCGGCCGCCAGGGCTGCCAACTGGTCCAGCTGACCTCGGACTCGGCCCGCACCGACGCCCACCGCTTCTACGAGCGCCTGGGCTTCGCTGGTTCGCACGTCGGTTTCAAACTGCAGCTCTGACTGGCCCTGATGTCGCGCCGAAGGGCCGGGACCGATGCGAGGCAGGGGGAACGGACTGCGCTTCAGGACTCCTGACTGGCCCTGACAAAGCCTCTGGACGCGGCGGGGCGTGATCAGGCGGACGGCGATGCCGAGGAAGGCTTCGTGGATGTCGTCGCGTCGTTCCCGGCGGATGCGCAGGCGGCGGATGCCGTGCAGCCAGGAGATCGTCCGCTCGACGACCCAGCGGAAGGTGACCGGGCCGGTGCCGTGAGGCCGGCCGGGACCGCTGTTGGGCCCCGGCGTGCGGCCCGGACGTGGGAGGGGTCGGTCACCGCCCGCGACCAGTCCAGCTGGTTCTTCGAGGGGCGCTTGTTCAGCAGCAGCTGGTGCAGCTGGTCCCACACGCCGGCCTCGTTCCAGGCCGCAAGGCGCCGCCAGCACGTCATGCCCGAGCCGAAGCCCAGCTCCTGCGGGAGGTACTCCCACTGGATGCCCGTGTGTAGGGCGAACCTTCCGGGTGGCGGCTTGTCACCGGCGCGCCGCCCGCCCGGGCTCCGGCGCGAGAGGGGGTCCGTACCGCTTCTGGACGCCATCGAGCTGCGGACCGGCCGTTTCGGGAGCATGGTGGGGCTATGGACGGTCAACCCCCTGTGGTCGTGCAGCCGCCCGCGACGGACGGCGGACGGCTGGTGACCATCCGCGGCGAGCGCATCGGCGTCGCCTACAGCCTCTTCGACGTACTGGACCTGCTGCACCGCGAGGGCCTGCCCACGGCCGACACGGCCGTGGACGACACCGAGCTGATCGAGTGGCAGGGCGGCGGCCCGTACGACTGGAACAGCGGGGCGTCCGACGAGGCGTGAGCCCGCTTACGCCGGACCCGGGGCCTTGCCCGGCCCGGTCTCGGCGAACCCGTCGAGGCGGTCACGCTGGGCGGGCGTCAGTTTCAGTTCGGCCGCGGCGAGGTTCTCCTGAAGGTGCTCGACCCGGGCCGTTCCCGGGATGGGCAGGACGACCGGGGCGCGGTCGAGGAGCCAGGCGAGCGCGACCTGCGTGGGCGTGGCCCCGAGCTCGGCCGCAACGGCGGCGATCCCGGCCTCGGCCCCCGTGTTCCCCCAGGCCACCGGCCGCCACGGCAGGAAGGCGATCCCGGCCGCCACGCACGCCTCCAGCACCGCCTCGTGCTCCCGGTCGAGGAGGTTGTAGCGGTTCTGCACGCTCACGACGTCGACGAGCTCCCGGGCCCGCTCCAGTTCGCCGACGGTGACCTCCGACAGCCCGATCCGGCCGACCAGGCCCTCGGTCTGGAGCTCGCGCAGGGTGCCGAGCTGGTCGGCCAGCGGCGTCCCGGGGTCGATGCGGTGCAGCTGGAGCAGTTCGATCCGCTCGGTCCGCAGCCGCCGCAGGGCCTGCCGGACCTGGTCGCGCAGGATCTCCGGCCGTCCGTCGAGCCTCCAGTCGCCGCCGGGACCGGTGGGCGCGACACCGACCTTGGTGGTGATCAGCAGGCCTTCCGGGTAGGGGTGCAGGGCCTCGGCGAGGAGTTCCTCGTTGGCCCCGCCGCCGTACAGATGTGCCGTGTCGATCAGCGTGACGCCCAGCTCCACGGCCCGCCGGGCCACCGCCAGGGCGTTCTCGCGGTCGGGGCCGGGCCCGGTGGGCAGATGCATGGCCCCGAAACCGAGCCGCCGTACGTCCAGGTCCCCGCCGATGCGGAACGTCGATGCCATGAGCCGCCGTCTCCCCCTCTGCTCAAGCGGCCACGCTAACAGGGTGGTTGGCGCGGACACCGGCTGCTGCCACACCCGGTCCCGCCGCGGCTCCCGGCACGCTCGACGAGCCGTTGTCGGTGCCGGGCGCTACGCTGCGCGGAAGCTACCCTTTGCCCCCTTCTGGGAGGTTCTCATGGCCTCGCGTCTCAACCCGTACCTCAGCTTCAACGGCGAAGCCCGGCAGGCGATGGAGTTCTACAAGGAAGTCTTCGGCGGCACGCTCGACCTCAACAGCTACGGAGACTTCGGGCAGGCCGACGCCCCCGACGCCGACAAGATCATGCACGGCATGCTGGAGACGCCCAGCGGCTTCACCCTGATGGGCGCCGACAACCCGCCGGGCATGGAGTCCGAGCAGGGCGGCTCCTACTCCGTGAGCCTGAGCGGTGACGACGACGCCGAGCTGCGGGGCTACTGGGAGAAGCTGTCCGAGGGCGGCTCGGTGTCGGTGCCGCTGGAGAAGCAGATGTGGGGCGACGTGTTCGGCATGTGCACGGACCGCTTCGGCGTTCCCTGGATGGTCAACATCAGCGCACAGAGCTGAGCGGCCGAGCGGGAGCCGCCCGCCGGGGCACTCCGCCCGGGCCGGAGCGTCAGGAGCTCGTCAGGACCACGAGCTCCTGCGTGGCCCGGGTCATCGCCACGTAGTGGTCGACGGCGCCTTCGACACCGTCGGCCCCTTCGCCGAAGTTCTCCGGATCGACGAGCACGACCAGGTCGAACTCCAGCCCCTTCGACAGTTCCGGGGTGAGCGACCGGACGCGGGGCGAGGCCGGGCGGAACCCGCGATCGCCGATCACACAGGCGATCCCCTCGGAGTGCGCGGCCAGCCAGGTGTCCAGGACCGACGTCAGCTCCGCGGCGGACCCGTGGCGGACGGGGACGCCGCTGCCGCGGATGGACGTCGGCACGTTGGCGTCCGGCAGGGCGGCCCGGATGACCGGCTCGGCCTCCGCCATGATCTCGGCGGGCGTCCGGTAGTTGATGCTCAGGGCGGCCAGCTCGACCCGGTCCAGACCGATGCGCTCCAGCCGTTCCCGCCACGACTCCGTGAACCCGTGCCGGGCCTGGGCGCGGTCCCCGACGATGGTGAAGCTCCGGGACGGGCAGCGCGGCAGCAGCATCTGCCATTCCGCGTCGGTCAGTTCCTGCGCCTCGTCCACGACGATGTGCGCGAACGGCCCGGCGAGCCGGTCCGGGTCGGCGGTGGGCAGGGCGCTGTCGTCGACGAGGGAGTTGCGCATGTCCTGCCCGTGCAGCATGACCAGCACGCCTTCGCCGTCGTCGTAGGTGTGGGCCTCCAGCAGGTCGTCGATGACGTCGGCCATGCGGTCCTGCTGTGCGGCCACAGCGGCCTCCTGCCGGCGCCTGCGCCCTGAGGCCCCCGGGTCGCCGAGCCGCCGGCGTGCCGCGTCCAGCAGCGGCAGGTCGGAGACGGTCCAGGCCTGCGGCTCGGCGCGTTGCAGGGTGCGCACCTCGTCACGGTCGAGCCAGGGCGCGCACATCCGCAGATAGGCGGGCACGGACCAGAGGTCCCCGACGAGGTCGGCCGCCTCGAGCAGCGGCCAGGCGCGGTGGAAGACCGTGAGCAGCTCCCGGTCGCGCGCCAGCGCCTTGCGGAGCAGGTCCTCCGGGGCGTCGCCCTCGTGCTTGCCGACGCAGATCGTGAGGAGTTCCTCCCAGACCTGGTCGCGCGCCTCGTTGTGCGGAGTGCCGGGTTCCGCAGCCTGGAACGCCGTGGCCCAGTCGCGGGCGCCGAGGCGGATGTCGGACCAGTGGGTCGTGACCGTCATCGCCTCGGTGGGCGGTTCCTCGTAGAAGCGGACGGCCTTCTCGATGGCCCGCACCATGTCGGCGGTCGACTTCAGGCGGGCCACCTCGGGGTCGGTCTCGGCCTCGGCGGTGGCGCCCTCGTCGACGAGGTCGCGCAGGATGCAGGTCTGCACGCCTTCCTCCCCGAGGCTGGGCAGGACGTCGGAGACGTAGGACAGGTACGGCCGGTGGGGGCCGACGAAGAGCACGCCGCCCCGGCGGTGCTGCCCGAGGCGCGGGTCGGAGTGGAGGAGGTAGGCGGAGCGGTGCAGGGCGACGACGGTCTTGCCGGTGCCCGGGCCGCCGTCGACGACGAGGGCGCCGCGGGACCCGGCGCGGATGATGGCGTCCTGGTCGGCCTGGATGGTGCCGAGCACGTCCCGCATGCGGGGCGAGCGGTTGGTGCCGAGGCTCGCGATGAAGGCGGACTGGTCGTCGAGCGCGGCGTGCCCTTCGAAGCCGTCGGCGGTGAACACCTCGTCCCAGTAGTCGACGATCCGCCCGTCGGTCCAGCGGTACCTGCGCCTGCTCGCCAGGCCCATCGGGTCGGCGTGGGTGGCGCCGAAGAACGGCTCCGCGGCCGGGGACCGCCAGTCGACCAGCAGCCGGCGTCCCTCGCTGTCCGTGAGGCCGAGCCGCCCCACGTAGACGGGCCCGGAGCCGTCCGCGGCGACCATGCGCCCGAGGCACAGGTCCAGTCCGAAGCGGCGCAGGGCGCGCAGACGGGTGGTGAGGCGGTGGATCTCGGCGTCCCGGTCCATGGCCTGCCGGCCCTTGCCGCCGGGTGCCCTGCGCTCGGCGTCCAGACGGTCGGACAGTTCGGCGATCGACTGCTCCAGGCAGTCGGCGACGGCGGCGAAGTGCCGTTCGTCCCCGGCGATCGACGCGGGGGCGGCCTTGTGCGCGAGGCGGTCGGGAAGGTCGAACGCGCTCGTGGTCGCAGGGGTCACGTCATGCTCCCGTTTCCGCAGGTCATGGGCTTAGGCGGGACATTGTGCGGGAGCCGGGGGGCCTTGCCGCAAGGCCCCCCGTGGGCTATAACTTGAGACAGGCGAGGAGAACACTCCTTGCCTTTTCTGTTGCCCGCCCCTTGTTGCGGGCCTGCCGTTCGCGTGTGGCACGCTCGTCGTTCCGACAGTGTGGAGAGGCGGCGGCATGCGCATAGGACTGCTCGGCACCGGACCCTGGGCGCAGCTGGCCCACGCACCCGCGTTGAGCGGGCATGAGCAGTTGGACTTCGCGGGAGTGTGGGGGCGTCGCCCCGAGGCGGCCAAGGAGCTGGCGGAACGGCACGGCGTCCGCGCCTACGACGACGCCGACGAACTGTTCGCCGACGTGGACGCCGTCGCGGTGGCGCTGCCGCCCGAGGTACAGGCCTCACTCGCCGCCCGGGCGGCGCGGGCCGGGTGCCATCTGCTGCTCGACAAGCCGCTCGCGCCGACACCAGCGCAGGGGCGGGCCGTGGTCGAGGCCGCCGCGGAGGCCGGTGTCGCCTCGGTCGTGTTCTTCACGACCCGCTTCCAGCCCGAACCGGCGGCGTGGATCGCCCAACAGGCGGCGGCGCGGGGCTGGTTCACGGGGCGGGCCGAATGGCTCGGCGCGGTGTTCACCAGCGAGAGCCCCTTCGCGACGCCGTGGCGGCGGGAGAAGGGCGCCCTGTGGGACGTCGGCCCGCACGCCCTGTCCGTGCTGCTGCCGGTCCTCGGCGACGTCCGGCGGGTGACGGCGGCGGCGTACGGCCCCGGCGACACGGCGCATGTCGTCCTGGACCACACCGGTGGCGCGTCGAGCACCCTCACCCTGAGCCTGACGGCACCGCCGGCCGCGGCCGGTGCCGCCGTGGAACTGCGGGGAGAGGCCGGGGTCGCGACGCTGCCGGACAGCGCCGACGGGGCGGTGCCCGCGCTGAAGCGGGCGGCGGACGCGCTGCTCGCCGCCGCCCGCACCGGCCGCCCGCACGCCTGCGACGCGGCGTTCGGCCTGAGGGTGACGGAGATCCTCACGGCGGCTCAGGAACTGCTGAACGACTGAGCGCGCCGTGACGGCCCCGGCCTCCGGTATCCCGTTCGGCCGGGGCGAGTTCGCGGGCGTGCGCCCCGGTTCCTACACCGAGGGCGGGTCGAAGTTGAGCCGCTCCTTCACCACCGGGTAGCCGGCCTTGGCGAAGTTCGCCGCCATGGGAACGTTGCCCCGGTCCGTCGCCCCGGTGACGGCCTCCGCCCCCTGCTCGACGAGGAAGTGGGTGCACTCGGCCAGGAGGTCGTAGGCGTAGCCGTGTCCGCGGTGTTCCGGCACGACGCCGATGAAGCCGATGCAGGGGCCCGACGGGTTGTGGGCCGGGATGTGGACGCCGGCCAGGTCGCCCTGCGCCGTGTACGCGGTCTGCCACCACTCGCGCGGCGACGGGCACCAGTGGAAGAAGTCGAGTTCCTCCTGGGCCGCCTGGTCGGTTCCGCCCTGCTCGATGGCCTTGAGCGCGTGGGCGTCCAGGGTGACGG
The Streptomyces tuirus genome window above contains:
- the helR gene encoding RNA polymerase recycling motor ATPase HelR, which produces MTPATTSAFDLPDRLAHKAAPASIAGDERHFAAVADCLEQSIAELSDRLDAERRAPGGKGRQAMDRDAEIHRLTTRLRALRRFGLDLCLGRMVAADGSGPVYVGRLGLTDSEGRRLLVDWRSPAAEPFFGATHADPMGLASRRRYRWTDGRIVDYWDEVFTADGFEGHAALDDQSAFIASLGTNRSPRMRDVLGTIQADQDAIIRAGSRGALVVDGGPGTGKTVVALHRSAYLLHSDPRLGQHRRGGVLFVGPHRPYLSYVSDVLPSLGEEGVQTCILRDLVDEGATAEAETDPEVARLKSTADMVRAIEKAVRFYEEPPTEAMTVTTHWSDIRLGARDWATAFQAAEPGTPHNEARDQVWEELLTICVGKHEGDAPEDLLRKALARDRELLTVFHRAWPLLEAADLVGDLWSVPAYLRMCAPWLDRDEVRTLQRAEPQAWTVSDLPLLDAARRRLGDPGASGRRRRQEAAVAAQQDRMADVIDDLLEAHTYDDGEGVLVMLHGQDMRNSLVDDSALPTADPDRLAGPFAHIVVDEAQELTDAEWQMLLPRCPSRSFTIVGDRAQARHGFTESWRERLERIGLDRVELAALSINYRTPAEIMAEAEPVIRAALPDANVPTSIRGSGVPVRHGSAAELTSVLDTWLAAHSEGIACVIGDRGFRPASPRVRSLTPELSKGLEFDLVVLVDPENFGEGADGVEGAVDHYVAMTRATQELVVLTSS
- a CDS encoding Gfo/Idh/MocA family protein, giving the protein MRIGLLGTGPWAQLAHAPALSGHEQLDFAGVWGRRPEAAKELAERHGVRAYDDADELFADVDAVAVALPPEVQASLAARAARAGCHLLLDKPLAPTPAQGRAVVEAAAEAGVASVVFFTTRFQPEPAAWIAQQAAARGWFTGRAEWLGAVFTSESPFATPWRREKGALWDVGPHALSVLLPVLGDVRRVTAAAYGPGDTAHVVLDHTGGASSTLTLSLTAPPAAAGAAVELRGEAGVATLPDSADGAVPALKRAADALLAAARTGRPHACDAAFGLRVTEILTAAQELLND